One window from the genome of Kiritimatiellia bacterium encodes:
- the pstA gene encoding phosphate ABC transporter permease PstA — protein sequence MIWLTGGGLALALVMIVGLLLLVLLQGVATLWPVPVVEAELADGRRVMGEVAREEMYRPTAEASPVRRRLLRTGNFELTGEHFQWVSDADLRSETRPSWALVLERMAWGRFYGTPKAFLVDGQAAASDPESAWALYLRHHGAVRRKLRERQDLETRAVGRVNRTLENARLAARAAELKHGADSEEHREALARFVAAERQGQAEYRALRARIEAINRDNARYQFVLAAADGREQAIALADIVRACAPNRMGPAAKARVYASRWIEFLTGAPREANSEGGVFPALFGTALMTVVMSIAVVPFGVMAALYLREYAKAGPMVSAVRIAINNLAGVPSIVFGVFGLGFFCYIVGGWIDHSFFAANLPNPTFGKGGLLWSALTLALMTLPVVIVATEESLAAVPNSMREGSYACGAGKWQTIRRIVLPRALPGIMTGMILAMARGAGEVAPLMLVGAVKLAPELPVDAVAPFLHPERSFMHLGFHIFDLGFQSPNSEAAKPMVFTTTLLLIALIFLLNLLAVVLRARLRKKFATGAF from the coding sequence ATGATCTGGCTGACCGGCGGCGGCCTGGCGCTGGCGCTCGTGATGATCGTCGGACTCCTGCTGCTGGTCCTGCTTCAGGGCGTGGCCACGCTCTGGCCGGTTCCCGTGGTGGAGGCCGAACTCGCCGACGGCCGCCGCGTCATGGGCGAAGTCGCCCGCGAGGAAATGTACCGCCCGACCGCGGAGGCCTCTCCCGTGCGCCGGCGGCTCCTGCGGACGGGTAACTTCGAACTGACCGGCGAGCATTTCCAATGGGTTTCTGATGCCGACCTCCGGTCGGAAACGCGGCCATCCTGGGCGCTCGTTCTCGAGCGCATGGCCTGGGGCCGGTTCTACGGGACGCCGAAAGCCTTCCTCGTGGACGGCCAGGCCGCGGCCTCGGACCCGGAATCCGCCTGGGCGCTGTATCTCCGGCACCACGGCGCGGTGCGCCGGAAGCTGCGCGAGCGGCAGGACCTGGAAACGCGTGCCGTCGGGCGCGTGAACCGTACACTGGAGAACGCGCGCCTGGCGGCGCGCGCGGCCGAGCTCAAGCATGGCGCTGATTCCGAGGAGCACCGGGAGGCGCTCGCCCGGTTCGTGGCGGCCGAGCGGCAGGGCCAGGCGGAATACCGGGCGCTGCGCGCCCGGATCGAGGCGATCAACCGCGACAACGCGCGCTACCAATTCGTCCTCGCCGCGGCCGACGGGCGCGAGCAGGCGATCGCCCTGGCGGACATCGTCCGCGCCTGCGCCCCGAACCGGATGGGCCCCGCGGCCAAGGCGCGCGTCTATGCCTCGCGTTGGATCGAGTTCCTGACCGGGGCGCCCCGCGAAGCGAACAGCGAGGGCGGCGTCTTCCCGGCCCTGTTCGGCACGGCGCTGATGACCGTGGTCATGTCGATCGCCGTCGTGCCGTTCGGCGTCATGGCGGCGCTCTACCTGCGCGAGTACGCGAAGGCCGGGCCGATGGTCAGCGCCGTGCGCATCGCGATCAACAACCTCGCCGGCGTGCCGAGCATCGTCTTCGGCGTGTTCGGGCTGGGCTTCTTCTGCTACATCGTCGGAGGTTGGATCGACCACTCCTTCTTCGCCGCGAACCTGCCCAACCCGACGTTCGGCAAGGGCGGCCTGCTGTGGTCGGCGCTGACCCTGGCCCTGATGACGCTGCCCGTGGTGATCGTCGCAACGGAGGAGTCGCTGGCCGCCGTGCCGAACTCGATGCGGGAGGGGTCGTATGCCTGCGGCGCGGGAAAATGGCAGACGATCCGGCGGATCGTCCTGCCGCGCGCGCTGCCGGGGATCATGACGGGGATGATCCTCGCGATGGCGCGCGGCGCGGGCGAGGTCGCCCCGCTGATGCTCGTCGGGGCCGTGAAGCTGGCGCCGGAGTTGCCGGTGGACGCCGTCGCGCCGTTCCTGCATCCCGAGCGTAGCTTCATGCACCTGGGTTTCCACATTTTCGATCTCGGGTTCCAGAGCCCGAACAGCGAAGCGGCCAAGCCGATGGTCTTCACCACCACGCTGCTGCTGATCGCGCTGATCTTCCTGCTGAACCTGCTGGCCGTCGTGTTGCGCGCGCGCTTGAGAAAGAAATTCGCTACAGGAGCATTCTAA